The stretch of DNA CAGGAGTCCAAGGGGACCGACAAGGTCTTCCTGATCGGCGACTTCAACTCCTACGCCAAGGAGGACCCCATCAACGTCCTCACGGCGGCCGGGTACGTCAACCAGGAGGAAAAGGCCAAGAACGCCGACGGCACCGCCAAGCACTCCTACCTCTTCGGCGGCCTGGTCGGCTCGCTGGACCACATCCTCGCCTCACCGTCGGCCAACGCCGTCGTCACCGGCGCGGACATCTGGAACATCAACTCGGTGGAATCCGTGGCGCTGGAGTACAGCCGCTTCAACAACAACGTCACCGACTACTACGCGCCGAACCAGTTCCGCGCCAGCGACCACGACCCGGTGGTCGTGGGCCTGAACCTGCCCACCACGCCGGCCAGCGTTGACCTGAACTTCCTGGGCATCAACGACTTCCACGGCCGCATCGACTCGAACACGGTGCAGTTCGCCGGAACCATCGAGAAGCTCCGGTCGGCCGCGGCCCCCGGCGCCACCGCGTTCCTCTCCGCCGGAGACAACATCGGCGCCTCGCTGTTCGCCTCGGCCGTGGCCAAGGACCAGCCGACCATCGATGTGCTGAACACCCTCGAGCTGCGCACCTCCGCCGTGGGCAACCACGAGTTCGACGGCGGCTGGGCCGACCTGCGTGACCGGGTCGTCGCCGGCGGCAGCAACGCGAAGTTCCCGTACCTGGGCGCCAACGTCTACAAGAAGGGCACCACCGAACCGATCCTGCCGGAATACACCGTGCTGGACATGAACGGGATCAAGGTCGCCGTGATCGGCACCGTGACCGAGGAAGTTCCGTCGCTGGTCACCCCGGCCGGGATCGCCGACCTCGAATTCGGCGATCCCGTCGACGCCATCAACCGCGTCGCCGCGAAGATCAAGGCAGACAAGCTCGCCGACGTGATCATCGTGGAAAACCACGACGGCGCCGGGTCCGGCGCCCCCGAAGGCGCCACCCTGGCGCAGGAAGTCGCCGCCGGCGGCCCCTTCGCCAAGATGGTCAAGGAAGTCACCCCGGATGTCGCCGCCATCTTCAACGGCCATACCCACAAGCAGTACGCCTGGGACGCACCGGTGCTGGATTCTGCCGGACGGCCGACGGGCAAGACCCGTCCGATCGTGCAGACCGGCAACTACGGCGAGTTCATCGGCCAGATCCAGCTGACCATCGACACCAAGACCATGTCCGTCACCGGCTACAAGGCGGCCAACGTCAAGCGCAGCACGGAGCCGGCGGCCGACTTGGTCGCCACGTACCCGCGGGTCGCCGCGGTCAAGACCATCGTGGACAAGGCCACCGCCGACGCGGCCGTGATCGGCAACCAGCCGGTCGGCAAGGTGACAGCGGACATCACCACCGCGTTCGCCGGTTCCCCGGCCGTGCGTGATGACCGGGCGAGCGAGTCCACCCTCGGCAACCTCGTCGCGGACTCCCTTGTGGATGCGCTGAAGGCGCCGGAACTCGGCGCCGCCGAAATCGGCGTCGTCAACCCGGGCGGCCTGCGCAACGAGCTCTACTACGCGCCGGACGGCACCATCACCTACGCCGGGGCCAACGCGGTCCTGCCGTTCGTGAACAACCTGTGGACCACCTCGCTGACGGGCGCGCAGTTCAAGACGCTGCTCGAACAGCAGTGGCAGACCAACCCGGACGGCGCGGTCCCGAGCCGCGCCTACCTGCAGCTGGGCCTGTCCAAGAACGTCAACTACACCTACGACGCCGCCCGCCCCGCGGGTGACCGGATCACCTCGATCCGGGTCGGCGGTGCGCTGATCGACCCGGCGAAGTCGTACCGGATCGGAACGTTCAGCTTCCTGGCCACAGGCGGGGACAACTTCCGCATCTTCACCTCCGGCGCCGGCACCAAGGACTCCGGGCTCGTGGACCGCGACGCGTGGATCAAGTACCTGCAGACCCACAATCCCGTCTCGCCCGACTTCGCCCGCCGCTCGGTGGCCGTGGTGAACACCACCGCGTCCGAGGTCAAGGGCGGGGAGACCATCACCCTGGCGGTCTCCAAGCTGGACCTCACCTCGCTGGGCAGCCCGGTCAACGCCTCGCTGCGCGCCGAGTTCACCGATGCTGCAGGTACCGTGACATCCCTTGGCACGGTCCCGGTGTCCGCCGGCGCGGCCACCGTGAACCTGTTGGTTCCCGGCGGCGCCGCTGCCGGGACCGGCACCCTGGTACTCACCGCGGTCGAATCCGGCACCGTGGTGAAGGCGGTCGTGCTGGTCGCGGCCAGCGCCCCGGTCCCGCCGAAGTGCACCCCACCGGTCAAGCCGCAGCGGCCCGGGGACATCGTTGGTCAGGCGAACTACGGCACAGCCATGGCCGCCTACCGCCACTGCCTCAAGGGCTAGTTTCCCGGCCCCGACCCAGTGAGCATGCCCTCCCCCGGGCTGCAGCAACGGACATGTACCCCATATGTCCAATGCTCAGCCCGGGCGGAGGGCATGCTCATTTTTGCGGGCGCAGGCCGTGATGCCAATGTGACGGGTGTTGGTCATGTGACTCGGAATGGACTCTACCCGCTGGTAGCGTCTGGACCATGGGCAGGGGAAAATTCCACCGGGCGGTCGGCCTCGTCATTGCGTTCATGGCATCCGCCGGAGCCACGCTGCTCTGGTTCGCTGTCATCGCCGGCGGCCCGGACACGACCGACGCCCCGACCCACGAAATCATCGTCGGCGTCTGGAGCCTGCTCTACAACACTGAAGGTCCCGCTCCGCGCGTGATTTTCGCCGCCATGGCCCTCGCCCTGACGATGGCTGCCAGCGTCGCGCTCCTTGAACGCAGGATCACCACGAGGAGCCGCCGGTCCTCAAATCCGCGAATCGCTCCCCTGGCGCCCAAGGTGGTGATGGCGGCAACCCACGGCCTCTTCGCCGGGCCCGTGACTGTGACCGTACTGATCCCTGCCCACAACGAGGAAGCGTCCCTCCCCTCAACGCTGGAGTCCCTGCTGGCCCAGTCGCACCGGCCCGACCGCATCATTGTGGTCGCAGACAACTGCACCGACTCGACCGCCGACGCCGCCCGCCGGGCCGGTGTCGAAGTCCTCGAATCCGTCGGTAACACCCAGAAGAAGGCCGGCGCCCTCAACCAGGCACTCAAACAGTTACTCCCCGGCCAGGGCGACAACGACGTCGTCATGGTCATGGACGCCGATACACAGCTCGACGACGGCTTCCTCGCCGCCGCCGTCGCCCGCTTCACCGAAGACCGTGCGCTGATGGCCGTGGGCGGGCTCTTCTACGGCGAGGAAGGCCACGGGGTGCTCGGCCAGTTCCAGCGCAACGAATACATCCGGTACGGCCGCCAGATCCGACGGCGGCGGGGCCGGGTCTTTGTCCTCACCGGCACCGCCTCGCTGTTCCGGCCACGCGCGCTGCGCACCATCGCCCGGGAACGCGGCGATTCCCTTCCCGGAGCCCACGGCGATGTCTACGACACCGCCGCGCTGACCGAAGACAACGAGCTGACGATCGCACTGAAATCCCTCGGCGCGCTGATGATCTCGCCGTCGGAATGCACCGTGGTCACCGAACTGATGCCAAGCTGGCGGACGCTCTGGGCCCAGCGGCTCCGCTGGCAGCGGGGCGCCCTGGAGAACATCGGCGCGTACGGGATCACGCCCCAGACCATGCGCTATTGGGCGCAGCAGCTGGGGATCGGCTACGGAGTCATAGCCCTGGGGTGCTACCTGCTGCTCCTGTTACTCATGTTGCTCTCCCTGGACGACTGGATCTGGTTCCCGTTCTGGGTGGGCATCGGCATCGTCTTCATCATCGAACGCGCCGCCACCGTCTGGCACGGCGGCTGGCGGGCACGGCTCCTGGCCATGACGCTGTTTCCCGAACTGTTCTTCGACATGTTCCTGAACATCGTCTACGTCAAGGGGATCATCGACATTTCCTTGGGCCGGACCGCCAAGTGGAAACACCTCACCCACACGACTTCCGGCACCGGAACCACCGTGGGTGTGGGACCGTGATCCCCAACGTCGTTGGTCCCGCCGGCATCCTGCTTCCGGAGTCCATGCTGCACACTCAGTGGTTCGCCATCCTGGCGACCTTTGTGGCGATCAACACCGTCATGTATGCGGCCCTGGCAGTCTCGAAGATCCTGCCCAAGCTGCACCGCCCGAGCTGGCTCCGCCGCAGCCATGAACGGGCCGAGACCCGCAGCATCTACCCCGATGGGCCCCGATAGCGGATTCCAGCGCGGGGCATGCTGTCCCCTGGTCCGCAGCAGTGGACATATGGGCCAGCTGTCCACTGCTCTGCCCGTCCGGAGGGCATGCTCATTTTTCGTGATGGGGCTAGGAACCGATGATGGCGCGGGCGATCTCGTCGGCATCGCGCAGGGTGCGCTGGCCGCTGGCGTAGGCCGGGCCGTTCGTCTGCCTGGCCTCGGCCGCGATCGCGGTTCCCCACTGCGCGGCGGAGAGCTGGAGGCCCAGCACATACAGCCCCTCCGTCACGGAACCGCTCGCGCCCAGCGGCCGGTAAGGGTGCGGGGTGACATCCAGGCCGGAGGTCTGTGCCGGGGTTCCTTCGGCCGTCATCATGAGGCGCGGCCGCACCAGCCCCTCGGCAAGCAACTGTTCCAGCAGCGGCGACTCATTGGCCGTGACCCGGTTGGCCGGTGCGAGCGCCTCGACCATGGCCATGGCCGCAACCGCATCCCCTGCGACACCGCCTTCGACTCCGGCGTCGGGGCCGCTGCCGACCCACGGCGAGGCCGCGGTGAAAGTCCCGGCCTTGCGATCGACACCGAACTTGGGATCCGGCCCGACAAACCGGACGACGCCGGCGCGGACCAGGGCCGCAAGCTGCTCCGCACGGAGCGCGGGCGGCCCGCTGGCGAGGCCTTCGACGAACGATTCGAACCAGCCGCGGAGCCCGGCGACCCACGACGCGTCCGTGATGCCGCCGTCGGCCACGGCCGTCTTCAGCACCGCCCGCCCATGGTGGAGTGCGCCGATCGTCATCTTCACCGGGTCGTCCTCCGCCAGCGCCGAGCGCCGGGCATCATCGAGCAGATAGTCCACGACGGCGGCGTCCAGCTCCGTCCGGGAGCCGAAGGAGCGCCCGGCCAGGGGCGCCGCAAGGCCCAGCAGGTCCAGCCGGTGGGCCGGGCGGACATGCACATCGACCACCGACGCGACGGCGCCTTCCCAGTTGGCCGTGCTGTGCGCATGCGGGTGCAGCGCCGCCTCCAGTCCCCGCAGGAACTCGGCGCGATCCGTGAGGATGGCGCCGGGCTGCGAGCGCGCCAGCGTTGAGTAGTAGGCCCAGAGGGCGTCGCGCTGCAGGAGCGGCCAGAGGTCGTGGTCGAAGGCGGGCCGGATGCCCGCCTCGGCAAACTTCGCCAGGGCGGCCTCCGTGCAGTACCGCAACGACACGGCGGCAGGGTAATACCCGGACAGGGTGGCCTTGGCCCGGTACGGGGTGCCGCGGCGCGACGCGGCAATGATCAGCGGTTCGCGGCCGGACGGCAGGTACTTCAACTCCGCGGTTCCCTCGCCCGGCAGGAAGGTCCCCCCGCGTCCCTCGGTCAGCTGGCCCATCATGTCGAAGAAGTTCAGGCCCATGCCACGGACCAGGACCGGCTTGACCGCCGGGATCCGGGACCAGTCGACGTCGGCCGGGGCCGCCGGCGGGAAGTACAGCAGCCCGAATTCCTCCGCCGCGGCCTGCAGCTCCCGCTGTTCCGGGTTCAGGCGCGATTCGAGATGGCCCAGGGCCAGCACGACGGAGTCGGCGGTGAGCACCGCGCCGCCCGCCAGCCCGACGTCGAACCTCACCTCCCCGTTCTGGCCCGCACACGAGTGCCGGACGGACGTTGCCGTCGTCTCGTGGAAGTCCACCGTCACCCCGGCGGGCAGGCGCCGGAGCAGCTCCTCCAGCGTGCAACGGAGGTAGCGCCCGTACAGGGCGCGGCTGGGGAAATCCGCCGAGCCGAGCCCGGAAAGTTCGGCACGTTCCTCGGCGGCCAGCGAGGGATCAGGGTGCCGCCGCTGCAGTTCGCGCCAGCGGTCGAAGGTGTGTCCGGCCAGCGGCTTCGCGAGCTCCGGGTCCTCCGGAACGACCGTGGGGTAGAACGACTGCGTGTTCATCAGGTACAGCCGGGACTGGCCTGGCTGCCAGACGTGGCCGGGGCCGGCGGGATAGGGATCGACGACGTCGATGTGGAGGGTCCTCGCGGTCCCTTGTGTGGCCCCTTGCCCGGCGCGGGCCGACTCCCAGTTGGCGAGCAGCCGCTCCAGCGCGCTCGTGCCCCGGGGACCGGCGCCTATCAGTGCCGTCCGGATGTTCTGCGATGTGCCCACGGAATCAGCGTATCGGCATCTTGACTGCCGGCCTGACTTCCTTGCGTGACTTGCGACGGGCGCGCTGGTGTTGCTTGGATGGGGCCATGACCACCACTGACGCTGACCATCAGCCCGCGCCCGGCCAACCCGCCGGAACCGCTAGAACTGCCGCGGGAGCCGGAACCGCCCCCGAACCCATCGACGAGAACATCTGGCTCGAGGACATCTACGGCGAGGAGCAACTGGCCTGGGTCCGGGAACAGAATGCCCGCACCGAAGAGCTGCTGGAGGATGCGGACTACGCCGGGCTGGAGGCCAGCATCCTGGAGGTGCTGGACTCCACGGACCGGATCGCCATGGTGGGCAAGCACGGCGAGTGGTACTACAACTTCTGGAAGGACCGGGAGAACCCCAAGGGCCTGTGGCGCCGCACCAGCTGGGAGAGCTATCAGGGCGGAAACCCCGAGTGGGACGTCCTCCTGGACGTGGACGCACTGGCCACATCGGAAGGCCAGGAGTGGGTCTTCCACGGTGCGAGCTTCCTCCGCCCCGCAGCGGGTGAACCGCACCGGCGAGCCCTGCTGGCGCTCTCCCCCGACGGCGGCGACGCGAACCGGTACCGCGAGTTCGACGTCGAGCGCCGCAGCTTCGTGGACCCCGCGGCCGGTGGCTTTGACCTTCCGACGGCGAAGGGAAACGCTTCCTGGCTGGACGCCGACACCCTGCTCGTCGCCACCACCGCGGAGGGGCTGCCCAGCACCAGTTCCTCCTACGCCCGGACCGGCGTGAAGCTGCCCCGCGGCGGTGCGCTGGCCACAGCCGAGCGGCTGTTCGAGATCCCCGAGGACCACATGATGGCCCTCGTGGCCCACGATTCCACCCCCGGCTTCGAGCGGACCTTCGCCGTGGACTGGATCAGCTTCTTCGAGAAGAACACCTCCGTGCTGCGCGAGGGCCGGTGGGTCCAGATCGACATCCCGGCCGACGTCAACCTGAGCTCCCACCGCGAATGGCTGCTGTTCCGGCCGCAGCGTGACTGGACCGTCAACGGGGCCACGTACCCGGCGGGATCCCTCCTCGCGGCCGACTTCGAGGCGTTCCTGGCCGGCGGCCGGGAGCTGTCCGTGTTGTTCACCCCGGACGCGCACACCTCGCTGCAGTCCTGGAGCTGGACGCGGGACTTCCTGCTGTTGAACCTGCTCCGGGACGTGTCCTCCGAGATCCGGGTGCTGGATCCGCAGCGTCCCGGCACGGATGCCGCCTGGGCCTCCACCGTGCTGGACGCCTGCCCGCCCCTGCATGACGTCACGGCCTACGCCGTCGACGACGAGGACGAAGCCGGGGACTCCGACGACGACGGCACCGGTGGCGGCGCCCCGGTGGCGGAGGAAGCTGCACCCGGCGCGGGGAACGACTTCTGGCTCGTGGCCACCGGATTCACGACGCCGAGCACGCTCACCCGGGGCATGCTGAAGCGCGCCCCGGACGCCACAACGGCCGCCCCCGGCGGGGGCGCCGGCGTCGTCAGCACGCACGAAGTGATCCGCTCCTCGCCGTCGTTCTTCAACGAAGCAGACTACAAGGTGCAGCAGCACTTCGCCGTGTCCAAGGACGGCACACGGGTCCCGTATTTCCAGGTGGCCTCCAAGGACCTCGTGCTGGACGGCCAGAACCCCACCCAGCTCTCCGGCTACGGCGGCTTCGAGATCTCCCGGACCCCGGCCTACAGCGGCGTGATTGGCCGGGCCTGGCTCGAACGGCGCACGGCGGAATCCGCCGGCGCCGAGGGGGAAGCGCCGCATTCCCGCGGCGGCGTCTATGTGGTGGCGAACATCCGCGGCGGAGGCGAATACGGCCCTGCCTGGCACCGGGCCGCGCTGCAGGAGAACCGGCACCGGGCCTACGAGGACTTCGCCGCCGTGGCGGCAGACCTGATCTCCCGCGGCGTCACCTCGCGCAAGCGCCTCGGCTGCGTGGGCGGTTCCAACGGCGGGCTGCTGGTGGGCAACATGCTCACCCAGTACCCGGAACTGTTCGGCGCCGTATCCTGCGGGGTTCCGCTGCTGGACATGCGCCGGTACAGCAAGCTGTCCGCCGGGCACTCCTGGATTGCCGAGTACGGGGACCCTGACGTTCCGGAGCAGTGGGAGTTCATCAAGTCGTTCTCGCCGTACCACCTGCTCAAGGACGGCGTCGAGTACCCGGAATCGTTCATCTGGACCGCCACCTCGGATGACCGGGTGGGACCCGTCCAGGCCAGGAAGATGGCAGCCCGGATGCAGGCCATGGGCATCCCGAACGTCTGGTTCCACGAGGCACTCGAAGGCGGCCACGTGGGGGCCTCGGACAACCGGCAGGCGGCGGCACTGCAGGGCCGGAGCCAGCACTTCCTGTGGCGTTCGCTGGCCGGCCGGGCCGCCTGACCCGGCCTTCCGACAGCCAGTCCAACGCGGGGTCAGGTCCGGCCCATCCGGCGGCCTGGGATGGGCCGGAAGTGACCCCGCGTTGCACGTTTTGCACTGCGTGGCACCTTCTGCGTATCCTTGGTTGGCTAGTTACTAGCATTTGGAGACGTGCCAGAGCGGCCGAATGGGCTTCACTGCTAATGAAGTGTGGGGCACAACTCCACCGGGGGTTCAAATCCCCCCGTCTCCGCGTTTGGCCCCGGTCCCTGGACCGGGGCCTTTTGCGTCCCCGGCCCACAGCCGCCGCACCGCCCCATCCGCGTCCGGGTGCCGGACCCCTCGCGCCCTCCGCCGGTCCCGGATGGGAGGATAGGCCCATGCCGAGCAACAAGGAATTTGACGCGATCATCGTCGGCGGCGGGCACAACGGCCTGGCCGCGGCAGCGTACCTGGCCAGGGCCGGGCGGGACGTACTGCTGCTGGAGAAGCTGGAGCACCCCGGCGGCGCCGCTGTGTCCGCGCAGGCGTTCGACGGCGTCGACGCCCGCCTCTCGCGCTACTCCTACCTCGTCAGCCTCCTGCCGCAGCAGGTCATCGACGACCTCGGCCTGCGGATCCAACTCGCCCGGCGCCGCTATTCGTCCTACACCCCTGATCCGCGCAACGGCGGCCGCGGCCTCCTGGTCGACAACGGGGACGCCGGTGCCACCGCCGCATCCTTTGCCGCCGTCGGCGCCCCCGACGGCGAGTTCCGCGCCTTCACCGGCTTCTACGCCGGCTGCCGCAAGCTCACGCAGGCACTCTGGCCCACCATGACCGCACCGCTGCGGACACGGTCCGAAGCGAAGGCCCTCGTGGCCGCGGCCGGCGGCGCCGAGGCGTGGGAAGCGATGATCGAACGGCCGATCGGGAACGTCATCGCAACGGAACTGCAGAATGACCTGGTCCGCGGCGTGGTGCTCACCGACGCCCTGATCGGCACCTTTGCCCGGGCGGACGACGCGGACCTGCAGCAGAACATCTGCTTCCTCTACCACCAGATCGGCGGCGGGACCGGCGACTGGGACGTGCCCGTCGGCGGCATGGGCGCCGTGTCCGGCGAACTGGAGCGCGCCGCCCGCGACGCCGGCGCCACCATCCTGGGCTCCGCGGAGGTCACCGCCGTCAGCCCCGGCGGAGTGGTCGGCTACCGGCACGGCGGCCGGAACCACATGGCCACAGCGGCGTGGATCCTCGCCAACGTTGCCCCCGTTGTGCTGGACCGGATCCGGTCCCCTGCCGGCGGCTCCGTTCCGCCTCCCAGGACGGGGAACCCGAACCACCTGAGGGAAGGCGCGCAGGTGAAGGTGAACCTCCTGCTCAAACGGCTCCCCCGGCTGCTTGATAGCAGCGTCAGCCCGGAAGCTGCCTTCGGCGGGACGTTCCACATCAACGAGACCTGGTCCCAGCTCGACGCCGCTTACCTGAGCGCCGCGGCCGGAAACGTCCCCGCGCCGCTGCCCTGCGAAATCTACTGCCATTCGCTGACCGACCCCAGCATTCTCTCCCCCGCGCTCCAGGCAACCGGCGCGCAGACCCTCACCGCCTTCGGCCTGCACATCCCAGACCGGCTGATCACGGCCGAGAACAACGAGGAGCGCCGAGCCGAGCTGCAGGCCGCCGTGCTCAGGTCCCTGGATTCGGTGCTGGCCGAACCGATTGAGGATCTCCTGCTGACGGGCCCGGACGGGCGCCCCTGCATCGAAACCAAGACCACGCTGGACATCGAACGCGCCGTGGGCATGCCGCGGGGCAACATCTTCCACGGCGGGCTCGACTGGCCGTTCGTCGAGGACGGGACGCCGCTGGACACACCCGCCCGGCGCTGGGGCGTCGCAACGGATGATCCGCAGATCCTGCTCTGCGGCTCCGGGGCCCGCCGCGGCGGAGCAGTCAGCGCCATCGGCGGCCACAACGCGGCCATGGCAGTGCTGGAATCCGCATGAACACCCGACGTGGCCCTTCCGGCGCCCCCGCTTCCGGCACCGCTACGACGCTGGACACATGGAGCCCGCGCCTGGCCCTCCTGGTGGCCGCGACATTCTTCATGGAATTCCTCGACGGGACCGTGCTCACCACGGCCATTCCGAGCATTGCCGCGGATT from Arthrobacter sp. PAMC25564 encodes:
- a CDS encoding ExeM/NucH family extracellular endonuclease → MKITYWKTVLGTALSAGLIAAPLTALPAAALEVSPAAAGTSPVTINEAYLSGGSAGAAYKNKFVELFNASDAPVSLDGWSLQYRSGTGTGTPSSTAALSGTIAAKGYYLLQGGSNGAAGLDLPAADATAAGFNPSGSAGTIVLAKQSTTLNPLATGSVIEPANVADLLGYGTSNTFEAQAATAPSGNTDVKSLNRTGGADSNNNAADFALNAAITPKAANGIADPGPVDPGPGTPPALKTIAEIQGTGPASPLTGSTVTTRGKVTAAFPTGGFAGFYLQTPGTGGDLTPANHTASDAIFVYAPSAVGSVQIGDYLEVTGDVAEHYGMTQLNVAGAAGVTKLTEAAPEVKATGFALPADEAFRESIEGMLLTPQGPVTVADNYSLNQYGEIGLAGGTTPLEQPTAVGAYGSAEYTATVEANAARSIKLDDGASTNFLKDAGTKAQALPYLTTQDPVRVGSPVAFKTNVVLSYANNSWKFQPLTQLTAANADTVQPAGFGATRTETPTAVGGNLKIASFNVLNYFPTTGDTIAGCKFYTDRAGNPITVSGGCDVRGAANAENFKRQQDKIVAAISKSGADVVSLMEVENSAQFGKNRDDALSKLVDSLKIATPGIWDYVRTPANAPPLADEDMIRTAFIFKKATAEPVGESIIHNDTTAFASARKPMAQVFKPAGASDDKKFIAIANHFKSKGSAVTPDDTDKGQGASNLARTAQAKSLLAFSGELQESKGTDKVFLIGDFNSYAKEDPINVLTAAGYVNQEEKAKNADGTAKHSYLFGGLVGSLDHILASPSANAVVTGADIWNINSVESVALEYSRFNNNVTDYYAPNQFRASDHDPVVVGLNLPTTPASVDLNFLGINDFHGRIDSNTVQFAGTIEKLRSAAAPGATAFLSAGDNIGASLFASAVAKDQPTIDVLNTLELRTSAVGNHEFDGGWADLRDRVVAGGSNAKFPYLGANVYKKGTTEPILPEYTVLDMNGIKVAVIGTVTEEVPSLVTPAGIADLEFGDPVDAINRVAAKIKADKLADVIIVENHDGAGSGAPEGATLAQEVAAGGPFAKMVKEVTPDVAAIFNGHTHKQYAWDAPVLDSAGRPTGKTRPIVQTGNYGEFIGQIQLTIDTKTMSVTGYKAANVKRSTEPAADLVATYPRVAAVKTIVDKATADAAVIGNQPVGKVTADITTAFAGSPAVRDDRASESTLGNLVADSLVDALKAPELGAAEIGVVNPGGLRNELYYAPDGTITYAGANAVLPFVNNLWTTSLTGAQFKTLLEQQWQTNPDGAVPSRAYLQLGLSKNVNYTYDAARPAGDRITSIRVGGALIDPAKSYRIGTFSFLATGGDNFRIFTSGAGTKDSGLVDRDAWIKYLQTHNPVSPDFARRSVAVVNTTASEVKGGETITLAVSKLDLTSLGSPVNASLRAEFTDAAGTVTSLGTVPVSAGAATVNLLVPGGAAAGTGTLVLTAVESGTVVKAVVLVAASAPVPPKCTPPVKPQRPGDIVGQANYGTAMAAYRHCLKG
- a CDS encoding glycosyltransferase family 2 protein — encoded protein: MGRGKFHRAVGLVIAFMASAGATLLWFAVIAGGPDTTDAPTHEIIVGVWSLLYNTEGPAPRVIFAAMALALTMAASVALLERRITTRSRRSSNPRIAPLAPKVVMAATHGLFAGPVTVTVLIPAHNEEASLPSTLESLLAQSHRPDRIIVVADNCTDSTADAARRAGVEVLESVGNTQKKAGALNQALKQLLPGQGDNDVVMVMDADTQLDDGFLAAAVARFTEDRALMAVGGLFYGEEGHGVLGQFQRNEYIRYGRQIRRRRGRVFVLTGTASLFRPRALRTIARERGDSLPGAHGDVYDTAALTEDNELTIALKSLGALMISPSECTVVTELMPSWRTLWAQRLRWQRGALENIGAYGITPQTMRYWAQQLGIGYGVIALGCYLLLLLLMLLSLDDWIWFPFWVGIGIVFIIERAATVWHGGWRARLLAMTLFPELFFDMFLNIVYVKGIIDISLGRTAKWKHLTHTTSGTGTTVGVGP
- a CDS encoding FAD/NAD(P)-binding domain-containing protein, translating into MGTSQNIRTALIGAGPRGTSALERLLANWESARAGQGATQGTARTLHIDVVDPYPAGPGHVWQPGQSRLYLMNTQSFYPTVVPEDPELAKPLAGHTFDRWRELQRRHPDPSLAAEERAELSGLGSADFPSRALYGRYLRCTLEELLRRLPAGVTVDFHETTATSVRHSCAGQNGEVRFDVGLAGGAVLTADSVVLALGHLESRLNPEQRELQAAAEEFGLLYFPPAAPADVDWSRIPAVKPVLVRGMGLNFFDMMGQLTEGRGGTFLPGEGTAELKYLPSGREPLIIAASRRGTPYRAKATLSGYYPAAVSLRYCTEAALAKFAEAGIRPAFDHDLWPLLQRDALWAYYSTLARSQPGAILTDRAEFLRGLEAALHPHAHSTANWEGAVASVVDVHVRPAHRLDLLGLAAPLAGRSFGSRTELDAAVVDYLLDDARRSALAEDDPVKMTIGALHHGRAVLKTAVADGGITDASWVAGLRGWFESFVEGLASGPPALRAEQLAALVRAGVVRFVGPDPKFGVDRKAGTFTAASPWVGSGPDAGVEGGVAGDAVAAMAMVEALAPANRVTANESPLLEQLLAEGLVRPRLMMTAEGTPAQTSGLDVTPHPYRPLGASGSVTEGLYVLGLQLSAAQWGTAIAAEARQTNGPAYASGQRTLRDADEIARAIIGS
- a CDS encoding prolyl oligopeptidase family serine peptidase, with product MTTTDADHQPAPGQPAGTARTAAGAGTAPEPIDENIWLEDIYGEEQLAWVREQNARTEELLEDADYAGLEASILEVLDSTDRIAMVGKHGEWYYNFWKDRENPKGLWRRTSWESYQGGNPEWDVLLDVDALATSEGQEWVFHGASFLRPAAGEPHRRALLALSPDGGDANRYREFDVERRSFVDPAAGGFDLPTAKGNASWLDADTLLVATTAEGLPSTSSSYARTGVKLPRGGALATAERLFEIPEDHMMALVAHDSTPGFERTFAVDWISFFEKNTSVLREGRWVQIDIPADVNLSSHREWLLFRPQRDWTVNGATYPAGSLLAADFEAFLAGGRELSVLFTPDAHTSLQSWSWTRDFLLLNLLRDVSSEIRVLDPQRPGTDAAWASTVLDACPPLHDVTAYAVDDEDEAGDSDDDGTGGGAPVAEEAAPGAGNDFWLVATGFTTPSTLTRGMLKRAPDATTAAPGGGAGVVSTHEVIRSSPSFFNEADYKVQQHFAVSKDGTRVPYFQVASKDLVLDGQNPTQLSGYGGFEISRTPAYSGVIGRAWLERRTAESAGAEGEAPHSRGGVYVVANIRGGGEYGPAWHRAALQENRHRAYEDFAAVAADLISRGVTSRKRLGCVGGSNGGLLVGNMLTQYPELFGAVSCGVPLLDMRRYSKLSAGHSWIAEYGDPDVPEQWEFIKSFSPYHLLKDGVEYPESFIWTATSDDRVGPVQARKMAARMQAMGIPNVWFHEALEGGHVGASDNRQAAALQGRSQHFLWRSLAGRAA
- a CDS encoding NAD(P)/FAD-dependent oxidoreductase; this encodes MPSNKEFDAIIVGGGHNGLAAAAYLARAGRDVLLLEKLEHPGGAAVSAQAFDGVDARLSRYSYLVSLLPQQVIDDLGLRIQLARRRYSSYTPDPRNGGRGLLVDNGDAGATAASFAAVGAPDGEFRAFTGFYAGCRKLTQALWPTMTAPLRTRSEAKALVAAAGGAEAWEAMIERPIGNVIATELQNDLVRGVVLTDALIGTFARADDADLQQNICFLYHQIGGGTGDWDVPVGGMGAVSGELERAARDAGATILGSAEVTAVSPGGVVGYRHGGRNHMATAAWILANVAPVVLDRIRSPAGGSVPPPRTGNPNHLREGAQVKVNLLLKRLPRLLDSSVSPEAAFGGTFHINETWSQLDAAYLSAAAGNVPAPLPCEIYCHSLTDPSILSPALQATGAQTLTAFGLHIPDRLITAENNEERRAELQAAVLRSLDSVLAEPIEDLLLTGPDGRPCIETKTTLDIERAVGMPRGNIFHGGLDWPFVEDGTPLDTPARRWGVATDDPQILLCGSGARRGGAVSAIGGHNAAMAVLESA